The following coding sequences lie in one Lolium perenne isolate Kyuss_39 chromosome 2, Kyuss_2.0, whole genome shotgun sequence genomic window:
- the LOC127331533 gene encoding large ribosomal subunit protein eL18x-like, translated as MGIDLEAGGRNKRTKRTAPKSDDVYLKLLVKLYRFLVRRTKSHFNAVILKRLFMSKTNRAPLSMRRLVKFMDGKGDQIAVIVGTITDDKRVYEVPAIKVAALRFTETARARIVNAGGECLTFDQLALRAPLGQNTVLLRGPKNAREAVRHFGKAPGVPHSHTKPYVRSKGRKFEKARGRRNSRGFKV; from the exons ATG GGTATCGACCTCGAAGCCGGCGGCCGCAACAAGAGGACCAAGCGCACGGCGCCCAAATCCGACGATGTCTACCTCAAGCTGCTCGTCAAG CTCTACCGCTTCCTGGTGCGGAGGACCAAGAGCCACTTCAACGCcgtgatcctcaagcgcctgttcATGAGCAAGACCAACCGCGCGCCGCTCTCGATGCGCCGCCTCGTCAAGTTCATGGACGGGAAG GGTGACCAGATCGCTGTGATCGTGGGCACCATCACCGACGACAAGAGGGTCTACGAGGTGCCGGCGATCAAGGTTGCTGCGCTCAGGTTCACCGAGACGGCCAGGGCTAGGATTGTCAATGCCGGTGGCGAGTGCCTCACCTTTGACCAGCTCGCCCTCCGCGCTCCGCTTGGACAGAACACG GTTCTCCTGAGGGGCCCGAAGAACGCCAGGGAAGCTGTTAGGCACTTTGGCAAAGCTCCGGGAGTACCACACAGCCACACCAAGCCATATGTCCGCTCAAAGGGCAGGAAGTTTGAGAAGGCGAGAGGAAGGAGGAACAGCAGGGGCTTCAAGGTTTAA